Sequence from the Paenibacillus riograndensis SBR5 genome:
GATCCGGTGTCCCTCCGCGCTTACCTCCGGCAAGATCACACGGGGACCTCCCGCATGCTCTTCTCCATCGGAGAGCTGCAGAGCGGGCAGGGCTTGGAGGACAGGTGATCCTCGGCTCCCCCTGCCTTCATGCGCGTCCAGCCCGGACAGCTGCCGCCGGTGCACTTCCAGATGGGAACAGTGTGTGTTTTCCCCCTGGAGGAACTGGCGGAAATGTGCCGCACTGCCGCCGGGATTCTGTTAACAGTTGCAGAAGCCGGAGCCGCTGGCACCGCAGAACGGAAGGCGGACAGCATAAATCTGGAGACTTCTGCTTTTTTGCCCCGGTGCCGTGCCGGGGAGCTGATGAACAGCTCTTCGCGGGCCCTGGTCACGGCCACATAAGCCAGCCTCCGCTCCTCTTCAAGTGCAGCGAGGCCAGCGGTATTGCCTGCAATGACTTTGCTGTCCCGCGCGCCTGGTGGTGGGGATGTCTTCCTGTCCTTTAACCGCTCACCTTCCAGTGCGGAACTGTGGGGAAGGATGCCTTCTGACGCACCGATCAGAAAAACAACCGGGAACTCCAGCCCCTTCGACTTATGAATTGTCATCAGGGCAACCCGGTTCCCCTGTTCTTTTAGTCCCGGCTGGCGGCTTAGCTCGTTGCGTTCGGTCACATTACCGATGAACTCCAGAAACCCCGGGAGGCTGTCGAACCGTTCCGCCGAGGCTTCCAGCTCATCAAGCATTTCTTTCAGCATTTCCCGGTGGAGAGTGGCCTGATGCCGTTCATTGGCTTCGATGAAATAGTCATAGAAGCCTGAGCGGATCTGGCGGATCGCCTGCACCGGTGTCAGCCGGATCAGACCCCGGATCAGCTCCAGCCGTTCACGCAATTTCCCGCTTTTGAAGTCCTCCATTCCCGGCAGAGACAGCAGGTGGATCAGCGGGCCCTGCTTGGGCTGGACGGCCTCCATCCGGCGGATGTGGTTCATGCCCTTTTCCCGGTTCAGATATAGGGTCGGCAGGATATTCTCCATTGCCGCGAAGTTCCGCCGGTTCAGCGACAAACGCAGATAATCCAATACCGGAGAGATCAGCCAATGCTCGTAGAGCAGTTGGCCTTCTCCGTAATCGACGTAGGGGACATCGCGGAGGAGCAGCCGCTCCAGCAGGGCCCGGTTGCTGCTGGAAGCACGGTAGAGCAGGGCGAAATCACTGTATGCTCTAGCCCCGCTGGCTACCTCGCTCAAGATATGCTCCACAATTTGTTCGGCTTCCTCGTCCGCCGTCTGCGGGCGCAGGTACCGGGGCTGGCGGCCGCTGCCTTGGGCCGCTTGCAGCGTTTTGGCCCGCCTCCGCATATTGTGGCGGATAATGCCATTGCCGAGGCCGACAATTGCGGGGCCGGAACGGTAATTGATATCCAGCGTGATGACCCGTGCACCCGGATACAGCTTCTCGAACTCCAGAATGAACTCGCTGCGGGCTCCGTTGAAGGAATAGATCGTCTGATCATCATCCCCGACCACCATCAGATTATGCTGCGGGTGGGCGATCATTTTGACAAGCTCATACTGCAATGCATTGGTATCCTGAAACTCATCGACCATCACGTACAGAAATCTCATCTGCAGCTCCAGCAAAAGTGCAGGTTTCTCCCGCAGCATGCGGTAGGCAATCAGCAGCACATCGTCGAAGTCGATTTTGAAATTGTCGGTCTTCCATTGCTCATACAGCAGCAGGACCGCCTTCATTTCCTTCTCGGCGGGTGAGGTTTCCGGCAGCTTCTCCGGCTCGCCCAGATTCATCTTGCAGGTGGAGAGCAGAGCAAGCAGGGTTTCCGGCGGATAGGCATCCTTAGGCAGACCCAGCTCGCGCATAATTTGCTTCAGCAGAATGTGCTGGCGGCGCGTCTCATTGAAGATTTCCTGCTGAAGACCCTGACGGCGCAGGAAATAGAGAAAAAAAGAATGGAACGTGCGCGCCTGTAGGCGCGCGGCATCGCTCTCGCGGACGCCTGGCAGCAGGGCAATCCGTTCACGCATCTCCGCCGCCGCTTTGTTGGAGAACGTCAGCAGCAGCAGCTGGCTTGGGGAGATGCCCCGGACGGACAGCAAATACCCGGTTCTGCAGATCAGTACCGAGGTTTTGCCGGAGCCTGCCCCGGCCAGTGTCAGCAATGGGCCTTGATGATGCCGCACCGCCGCGATCTGCGGGGAGTTGAGCAGAATACCGCCTTCCTCCAGCCTGCGGAAGTAAGCCGCATCGGAGTCTCCGGGCTTCACCATTTCGCGGCTTGTCCGGGCAGAAGCGACCTTCGCCTGCGGAATGCGTTCGCCGGTAGCCCCGAGCGGTATATTGTGAAATAAAAGCTTGTTCATTGGATGGATTCACCTTCGTTTGTTTCATTGCGGGATAAATAAAATTTTAGCCGATCTATACTATACCATCCCGCTCGCGCCGCTGTCCTGTAATCTAAACAATACTATTCAAGTTTTTGGTGTCACACTCCTGGGTGTATGAATATTCTGACTAATATACGTATGTACTGAAATTCATTCCGAAAAGGTGTGATTGCGATGAAGCCTATTGCCCGGATCAAAAAGCCGGCTGTACAAAGGAACCGTTCCGTTCCCCGCGCAGGTTCGCCCAGAACACTGCTCTACCGTAACTCCAAGTATGGCTTCAGCATCAGGCTCCCCCGCAGATGGAAATGCTACACAGTGATTAGAAGAAGCTCCCGGCGGTTGGATGATGCGGAGTACGCTGTGTATTTCCTTTTTAAATACAAAGGGAAGATTTATGAATCGGCGCTCACTTTGCTGGTGTACAGGATGACGTTGAAGAAGTGGATAGAGGAGGGCTATGATGAGTCCCCGATCATCCGGATGGCTGTGCGCAATGGACGGATTTATGCCTATGCGCTTCCCAGCGAGCTGCCTGAAGAGTTCCTGAATGCCAGAGGCGATGACTATGATTACAAAAGATACGGCAGACCCATCCGCATCCTGTCCAGCATGGTAAATGACGATGTGCCAAAAATCGTAAAAACCTTCAAGCTCCGCTGACTGGTTCCGCCAGGCTGGAGGGGGTCTTCATTCCAATTGTCCAAGGACAGCATTGACCTTGCGCTCGTATAACCTCGGGTTGTCCTCTTTGATTTCCTCCAGCAGAAAAGCCAGCGATCTCTTGATCCTTGGCGTCATGCCGGCAGCGATATCGGCGTACTCTCTGCGGCAGAGATCATCCTCAAGGATCCTCCGGTTCAGCACAATGGCCCAGTTGCGTGCATTCTCCAGCATGTCCGGCAGCGACTCCAGCAACTGGGTAAGGTACATCTCCATCTGGTAGCTTTCCACGAAATGGACAAGTCCGAACATAACCTCCTCCTGCTCGGTGTCGTCGTCAAAAACGTAGAAGATTTGACGGATCACCGCATCCTCCATGTCCCCGGCCAACCCCTCCAGCGCCAGATCAAAGGCCTCGCATTCCAGCTCCGTCCGCAGCAGACGGTTATGATATAACTGGGCAATCCCAGGATACATATTCAACTTGTGATTCCCCCTATGTTAGTCTGGTTTACAATCCTCAATATACCAACATTTTAACATATTATAGATTGTCCCCCGGCAGAGTCACCAGAGTGTTCAAAAAGTCCGATAGTGAGTATTGACCGCTGTTATATTCTGTATAATAATAGGAATATTATTCTAGTTACTGGGTTTAAGTGTGAAAGGTGGTCGCGAAATGGAGCCTGCACCCACAATATTGGCGGAGATGGAGGAATATATAAGGAGAGAAGGCCTGTCAATTTCACAATTTGCCGAACGGTCAGGCATTCATTCCGGAACGCTCAGCAATATGCTCCACGGACGCCGTCCTATTGCTATGCAGCAACTGGACCGGGTTACCAGGGCCATGGGGCTTGCCGAAGGCTATTATTACGACCTGTACATAGATAATTACATCGTTGACGGTTCCTCGGACTGGAGGCGTGTGGGGCCGCTGCTGCAGCGTTGTGCGGAACTAGGTAAGCTGGATTCGATTCGTCGTGTGGTCCGGATTGTTACAGATAACCTGTCGTACCTTCCTGCCCTGTTTGATAGAGCGGAGGAGCTTTATGCCAAGGGACGGTCTGAAGCTGCTGCGCTGTTGTATGAAGGTGTGGCGGAAAGTGAGAAGTATCAGCATTCCGAGCGGCTCGCTCTATGCCAGTATCGGTTGTTTAGAATTGGTTTGTGTGAAGACCAGGATGAAAATTTACGCTTAGCCAATCAGTTTGAGTCTTATGTAGAGCGGTTGGATGAAGCGGATCAATTAGATGCACTTAAGCATTTGGCGGATGTGTTTGCCTCGCTACACAACTGGAGTAAGGTGGATGAGTTGGGTGATAGACTTGGAAGGAAGTCGGATGCCCAATATAAATACAGGAAGAAGAACAAGACACAGAAGCAGCCGGATCGGCCACTTATATATTATAAGTTATACGCTTATTTGTTAAGAGCAGCGGCTTGTGATGAAACTGGAGACCACAGCAGGGCCTTACACTTTGTTTCGTTATATTCAGATACAAGTTGGGTAGAACTCCCGGCGAGTAAAGAAGAAGAAAGAGTTATGGAACAATTTAAAGAATGGGCAACAGCTAATTCATATTTGTATCGCTTAACGGCCGGGGATATAGAAATAATTCCAGAATATATTAATTATGTAGAGTCACGGGAAAATGAAATCTTTCCAGCACTATTTAAAATAATACAGGCTGCTAACCGCTATAAATTTAATGTCGATGATATTCTTATAAAGTTCAATACACATTTGTACTATAAAGGACAAAGCAGTCGCTCAAGGAAGGCTAATCAGCAACTAGTGAGTGATAGATATACCCAATTTCTTATAGAATTAGCAGTGTATTATTTGACTAAGAAAAAATGGGATAATGGATTATTTTACCTACTAGAGAGTTTGGAATCATCAATTAAAATTAGAAGTGACTCATATATAGTAAAGTGTGTGGGGCTATTTGAAAAATACCGCTCAGTAGCAGGGCAGCAACAAAGGAATGCGTATGCAAATTTAATTGGTGAGGTGCAACGGATAAATGAAGAAAAAGATGGCTATATGGTTATCCTTAGCTAGTATCTTACTCATCATCATTACTTCAATGGTAAGTGATTCCTCGACTCAAGCACAGGCTATGCTACAAACTATGACTCATGGTTTAGGAGAATAATTAGCATTTTCCATGGTTTCGAACTGAGTGGTAAGGGCAGAAGAGAAGAACCGGGAACATCCGGTTCTTTTCTTTTGCCGCGGTCCAATAGTTTTCACTTAGCTGAAATTCCGCATTTTGACAGCTTGTACTAAAATATTACATGAAGGGGGTGGAACTATGCTAAACAATGAGAAGATGGTGCTGCTTCATGTAGAAAACGCCAGGGAGAAGCTGCATCAGGCGCTGAAAAAGTATGGCTTCTTGACGCATCCCAAAGTTATCGAACAATCTGTTGCTTTGGATCATCTGCTTAATCAGTACAGCTCCCAAAAAACAGTTTGTTGATCTGTATATTAATCTTTTGATAAGGAGGGTGGGAGATTGTGTTTATTCCAATTCTCACAACACTGACTACGACGCAGCAGTGGGTCCTTTTGATCCTGCTGGCAGTGAACATAGGTGCAATATATTGCTTTGTCAAGTTTGGGGCAGGCAAACGTTAAGTGACTTCGCTTCACTGTCCTTTTCTTTTCTCCAAAAGATGCCGCAGACCCTCAGCTACACCATTCTCCGCATGATTCCCCGTTACAAAGTCGGCCGTTTCTTTCAGAATCGGTGCGGCGTTCTCCATGGCAATTCGGTAGCCGGCCATTTCAAACATCGGCAGATCATTATAGCTGTCGCCCATAACAGCCACCTGTTCGGCAGGAATGCCGTAATGTGCCGCCAGCATTCCCACACCCGAGCCTTTATTGGCATCCTTATGGTTGATCTCGATATTGTTTACATGCGAGGCAGTAATAATCAGTCCGGGGATTGCCGCGAACCGTGTGGAGGCTTCCTTCAGCAGCTCCCGGTTCAGCGAAAAAGCCAGCGTTTTAAAAATTACATACTCGTCTTTGCTCCAAATCTCCTCCATGCTCTCTACATAGGTGACAGAAGCTTGCTGGAACTGCTTGGCGATCATAGCTTTCAGCAGCCAGCGGAGCTCCCCGGGTACAGCCTCATCGTTGAGCTCGGACAGCTTCTCCAGCCGCACCCGTTTGTCAAGCTCCACATATACGTTATCTTCGGTGTATACCTCATAATACAGTTCAGGAATCCCGCTCATCCAGCGTAAAGCCGGAATGATATCCTCCTTATTCAGCGGCTTGCTTGCTGCCAGCGTCCGGTCAGGCAGCGTCACTACCGCTCCGTTCAGACTGACCACAGGGCATTCCAGATCCACCAGCCGGAGCTGCCGTTCCGCATCCATGTAAGAGCGGCCTGTAGCGATAATCACGATGTGGCCCAGGCTCTGGGCGTGCACAATGGCCTCGCGGTTCTCCGGGCTGATCTTGCCCTCCTCATTCAGCAGTGTTCCGTCCATATCCAATGCAATCAGCATGTTGAAGTTCTCCTTTTCAATATAAGCTATAATCTTTAGTTTTACATTGAGGGGTATGGTCGTAACTGCGGGGAATGTTTGGACTTCCAGCCGCTGTTGTCCCCAGATTTCTTGATTGAACCGCCTTTCGCGGTTGAAATCCGGTGACAAAGGCGGACGCATTCGCTCTTCCAGTTCCAAACTTCCCCTCCGCACTTCTACCCTTTCATGGATTTTTAAGTTCATCTCATATAGCTTGGGGTTGTTCTTTGCAAGGCCGATGAAATTATTGCTTGTATCTTATCATTAATTCTCTGAAAATTAAAAATCCATCTACATGTCCTGGTTTCAGGCTGCTTGCTGTGAGAGGGGAGGATTTTCAGAAAAGAGTTCCGTCGTGGTACAATATAAGGCGGACCACTTAGCATGCATTTAATTATGACTACAGCATCAGAAAGCAATGCTCACATTACTTTTAGGGGGAACTGTGATTGAAATGAAATCCAGAAATTTAGCTACGATTTCGCTGGCGATTATGGCCTGCGGTTTTCTCATTACACTATTTTTGCCGGAAAATCTGGCAGTTGTTCTGCTGAGGGGAGGCTTTGAGGCCGGACTGGTCGGGGGGATCGCGGACTGGTTTGCCGTGACTGCATTGTTCCGCCATCCGCTGGGTCTGCCGATCCCGCATACCTCCCTGCTCTTAAAGAACCGGGACAAAATTATTCAGTCCCTGATCTCCGCGATGGAGAACGAGCTGCTGAATAAGGCGAGCATTGAGAACAAGCTGCGCAAAATCCGCATAGTATCGCTGGGCAGCACTATGCTGACGCGGCTGTTCGCCCGCAAAAAAGCGAGAGCCGAAATGCTGGAACAGGTCAGCGCCTTCGTGCAGAAGCTGCCGGTGGAACAGGCGGTACCTTATATCCAGTCGGTTGCAGCCGGATATATCCGTGAAGCCAAGCTTGGAACGGCCGTGGATACGATCGTCACCAAGCTTATGAATGACGGAAAGGATGTCGCGGCTCTGGATTTCGCGCTTGAAGGGATCTCTGGCTGGGTTGAACGTCCTGAGACCCGGGCGATGCTGGGCAAGATCGCCAGTGAGAAGCTGGCCGAGGTGAAGCTTGGCGGCTTGAAGGGGATGGCTTTTCAGGCTTTCGTCGGCTTCGTGGATGCCGAGATGCTGGGGGGAATGCTGCAAGGCATGGTGCAATCCGGGATCAACGATTTCCGCAGCGAAGACAGCCCTTACCGCGAGGAGATTATCCGGGAAATCCGGGTGGCCATCTTCCAGATGGTGAATGACGAGGCGCGGATCGCTGCCATTAAGGAGTGGGGGCTGAACGAGCTTCAGAGCGAAGCAGCTGCGTCGTTCCTGCGGGAGCAGCTTGAGCATTTCCGGGGCAAGGCGGTTGCCTGGCTGGAAGAAGAGCGGTCTGCGGGCGGACGCAAGCTGTTTGGGCTGTATGCCATGCTGGCCCGCCGTATCGGCAAGGAGCAGCAGTGGATACAGGAATGGGAAGAACGCATCCGTGCTTCTCTGATCAGCTTCGTCGAAGCCAACCATTACCGGGTGGGGCTTCTGGTCAAGGAGAACCTGGATTTGATGGATGATGCCAGTCTGGTGAATATGCTGGAGGATAAAGTGGGCAAAGATCTGCAGTGGATCCGGGTCAACGGTGCGGTATGCGGTTTTGTCGTAGGTCTGGTGCTTACGGTATTCCAGTTGTTTTGAACAGTAAGAGCGGCGGCAACCTGGAATCAGCAAGCTGTTCCTCTTGGACCAAAGATTCTGATTCATCTCAACCCCAACATTCAAAACGGCTGCGCTGTCCACGGAAGGACAGTGCAGCCGTTTCTGTTTGTCAGTTGCTTTCCGAATATGGTTAAGAGCTTTACAGTTGGCTTTTACCGTTGCTGATCGTATAGGCTTCCTGCACAGGCAGCACGAAGATTTTGCCGTCACCGAAGGAGCCCTGCTCACCGGTTCTTGCTGTTCTCATAATAATGCTGATGACATCTTCTTTCTCATCGTCATTGATGACAATCATCAGCAGCTTCTTAGAGATTTGATTATAATGATTGGTTCCGACCTGAATTCCCTTTTGTTTGCCGCGGCCGAGCAAATCCATTTTGCTGATGGAGGGAAAGCCGGCAAGCAGCAGTTCAGCCATGACTGCATCCGCTTTCTCGGGTCTTACTATAGCTTTGATCATTAACATAACGATGCACCCTTTCTACAGCGAAGAATGTGTTGTAGGGGGTTGCCAATGTCTGGGTGGCCTTAATGGTGACCTATTCGCTTGATGGCAACGCTTACAATTTGAGTATAATATTAACTATAGCTGCATCCTGCGAATAAGGTCACAAATTCCATTGTACATAGTGTCGCATAGAACAGAAGCGGGCGGCAGCACAGCATTCTGTTAATTCAGCAAAAGAAAACGGTACAGTTCTTCCAATGCCGCTGCCGTATGCTGCCACCCGAAATTCTGCAGCGCGTCCCTCCGTCCCTGCAGTCCGATTCTGGCTGTAAGCTGCGGATCGCGGCCGAGCTGCAGCAGGGCTTTGGCGAACGGTGACGCTTCGCGGTACCGCTGCACCAGATATCCATTATGGCCCGATACAATAATCTCCCGGATGCCGCCGTTGTTCGAGGCGATGACGGGCAGTCCGGAGGCCATGGCTTCTACATTGACCAGCCCGAAGGACTCATGCCGCTGGGACGGGCAGACAAAGACGTCGGCCGCATGGTAGAGATCGTGAATATCTTCATGGGCGATCTTGCCGATAAAAACAGCCCGGACTCCCAGGCGCCGGGCCATGGCTTTAAGCTGCCGGATGTACAGCGGCTTGCCGTGGCCGGCGATAATCAACTGGGCCGGCAAGCGTTTATGAAGCAGGCGCATGGCTCTAATCAGCACAGGAACGCCTTTGCGCGGAATAACCCGGCCGACGAACAGCACGGTGAATACCGGAGACAGGCGGTACAGCCGGCGCATTTGCTGCTTCTCCGGCAGCTCTGCCGGAGAGAACCGGCTTAAATCGGCGCCGAGCGGCACGACGCGGATGATTCCACCCAGGCCGGGAAAGCGGCGGGCGAGCTTGCGCTGCAGGGAGCGGCTGTTGACAGCGATAAGATTGGCTCTCGCCAGGCTGCGTGCAATTCTCGATTCAGCAGGGACAAAAGTCAGGGAATGAAGGAACAGGACAACTGGCGTGTATGGATGCCGGCGCTTGATAGAGGACATCAGGAGCGGACGGTTATCGACTTGTATAACATCGAAATGCTCTGTTTCAAGATAGTCCAGAACGGATGCAAGATAACGTGCAGGCGTACCTGAGACCAGGCGCACGATACGCACCTGCTCTTGTTCATCGGTGTCAGGAAGTCCGGGAGCCTTTCTGCTCACGATAGTTACTTTATGCCGCCGGGCCAGTTTTCTGGCAACCGCCCAGATGCAGATTTCCACAGAGCCGTCTCCCGGCACCGGAAACTGCTCCGGTGCAATCATGCAGATATGCATAGGTATATGCCTCCTTCACCCCATAGCTGTAGCCTCTTACCTAACATATGCCGCCGGGCAGGGGGAAGACACATTCACGAGAAGGATCAAGTGATTTGCTTCGAAGCTGCGGCGATTACACCGGCAACCTTTTGTTCCAGTTCGATGATCTTCTGCTTGCCGGCTGCAATTTGCCGGTGACCGGAGAGCAGTGAATTCAGGGACAGGCTGGTCAGGGAAGGATTTTGCTTGCGGATGGCCGATTTGAAGCCGCTCCAATCTGCAGACAAGCGCTTGTTCAGGGAAGAGATCACACTTTTCTGGGATTTGATCGACGTCTGCGGACTATCGATCCCGGCAAGGGTTTTGCGTGCCGCAGCTATTTTCCTGGTCCGGGTTTCTTTGGCGGCCTTCAGCCGGGCCTCTTGGTCGCGGATGTCCTGGCGGGCCATCTGGACGACAATTTTCATGGCATCGGACTGGGCGCGCAGCACGGAATTCAAGGTTTTGTCCCGCATTCCCCTAAGCAGGGATATACGCTTGTTAAGCGCACTGTATTGGTCAAACAGCGGCTGGTACCGGGCCTTGGTGCTGACAACGGCTGCGGTTAGCCGGGTCACGGTGTCCTGATCAATGTTCTTGATCTTCTCCTTCACCGTCAGGAGTGACTGCGCATTACTCTCATGAAGCTTACGGATTTGTTCTTCTCTGCTGTTATATTGTGCTGATAATGCGGATAGCTCGCTATACTGGCTGTTCAGCTTGCTTCTTGAGGATGAATCCGCAACGGCAGCTGTCAAATCAAAAGCGGCCTGGATTGAAGGGGTCAGCTCCGTCCCGGAAGCAGCAGCTTTGCCTGCCAGGGGCAACGTTAGAAGCAACAGTGATAGAAGTGTCAGAACAGAAGTCTTAAGGGTAGTCATCGTTCTCCTCCTTTTTTTACATCCGCAAGCCTGTATAAAAAGACAAAAAAGCACCCGCAGCAAAGGCAAAATAAGCCTTCGTTACGGGTGCTTCCAGCGCAACAGGACACGAATAAATATTTATCTAGACTATAGATTAATCTCCTATATCCGTCAATATTTTCAATTTTAAATTTTTCTGATCTGAAACAGGCCTGTTCATTTCTTTCCACACTTCTCTTAGCGTATACTGGGGTAATAGATAACAGAGAGTCTGCAAAAGCAGCGGCTCGTGTGAAGGAGGCCAGGCTGAATTGGATGAGGATAACAGGGAGCTTTTGGATTATGCATTCCTGATGTCTCCGCTTGGAACGGGAGTACTGTCTCAAGAGGGCAAGTGGCTGAAGGTGAATCCCGCTTTTTGCCATACGCTCGGCTGCAGTGAACAGGAGTTTCTGGCCGGTGGCCTGCTGCACAACACTGTTGCCCAGCAGGAGGGAATTCAGCAAATAGACATCAATCTTCTTATCGGCGAGCTTGCCTCCTCCCCGGAGCGTTCTCTGGTCAAA
This genomic interval carries:
- a CDS encoding UvrD-helicase domain-containing protein, which translates into the protein MNKLLFHNIPLGATGERIPQAKVASARTSREMVKPGDSDAAYFRRLEEGGILLNSPQIAAVRHHQGPLLTLAGAGSGKTSVLICRTGYLLSVRGISPSQLLLLTFSNKAAAEMRERIALLPGVRESDAARLQARTFHSFFLYFLRRQGLQQEIFNETRRQHILLKQIMRELGLPKDAYPPETLLALLSTCKMNLGEPEKLPETSPAEKEMKAVLLLYEQWKTDNFKIDFDDVLLIAYRMLREKPALLLELQMRFLYVMVDEFQDTNALQYELVKMIAHPQHNLMVVGDDDQTIYSFNGARSEFILEFEKLYPGARVITLDINYRSGPAIVGLGNGIIRHNMRRRAKTLQAAQGSGRQPRYLRPQTADEEAEQIVEHILSEVASGARAYSDFALLYRASSSNRALLERLLLRDVPYVDYGEGQLLYEHWLISPVLDYLRLSLNRRNFAAMENILPTLYLNREKGMNHIRRMEAVQPKQGPLIHLLSLPGMEDFKSGKLRERLELIRGLIRLTPVQAIRQIRSGFYDYFIEANERHQATLHREMLKEMLDELEASAERFDSLPGFLEFIGNVTERNELSRQPGLKEQGNRVALMTIHKSKGLEFPVVFLIGASEGILPHSSALEGERLKDRKTSPPPGARDSKVIAGNTAGLAALEEERRLAYVAVTRAREELFISSPARHRGKKAEVSRFMLSAFRSAVPAAPASATVNRIPAAVRHISASSSRGKTHTVPIWKCTGGSCPGWTRMKAGGAEDHLSSKPCPLCSSPMEKSMREVPV
- a CDS encoding Imm30 family immunity protein, which produces MYPGIAQLYHNRLLRTELECEAFDLALEGLAGDMEDAVIRQIFYVFDDDTEQEEVMFGLVHFVESYQMEMYLTQLLESLPDMLENARNWAIVLNRRILEDDLCRREYADIAAGMTPRIKRSLAFLLEEIKEDNPRLYERKVNAVLGQLE
- a CDS encoding transcriptional regulator translates to MEPAPTILAEMEEYIRREGLSISQFAERSGIHSGTLSNMLHGRRPIAMQQLDRVTRAMGLAEGYYYDLYIDNYIVDGSSDWRRVGPLLQRCAELGKLDSIRRVVRIVTDNLSYLPALFDRAEELYAKGRSEAAALLYEGVAESEKYQHSERLALCQYRLFRIGLCEDQDENLRLANQFESYVERLDEADQLDALKHLADVFASLHNWSKVDELGDRLGRKSDAQYKYRKKNKTQKQPDRPLIYYKLYAYLLRAAACDETGDHSRALHFVSLYSDTSWVELPASKEEERVMEQFKEWATANSYLYRLTAGDIEIIPEYINYVESRENEIFPALFKIIQAANRYKFNVDDILIKFNTHLYYKGQSSRSRKANQQLVSDRYTQFLIELAVYYLTKKKWDNGLFYLLESLESSIKIRSDSYIVKCVGLFEKYRSVAGQQQRNAYANLIGEVQRINEEKDGYMVILS
- a CDS encoding aspartyl-phosphate phosphatase Spo0E family protein; this encodes MLNNEKMVLLHVENAREKLHQALKKYGFLTHPKVIEQSVALDHLLNQYSSQKTVC
- a CDS encoding Cof-type HAD-IIB family hydrolase, encoding MLIALDMDGTLLNEEGKISPENREAIVHAQSLGHIVIIATGRSYMDAERQLRLVDLECPVVSLNGAVVTLPDRTLAASKPLNKEDIIPALRWMSGIPELYYEVYTEDNVYVELDKRVRLEKLSELNDEAVPGELRWLLKAMIAKQFQQASVTYVESMEEIWSKDEYVIFKTLAFSLNRELLKEASTRFAAIPGLIITASHVNNIEINHKDANKGSGVGMLAAHYGIPAEQVAVMGDSYNDLPMFEMAGYRIAMENAAPILKETADFVTGNHAENGVAEGLRHLLEKRKGQ
- a CDS encoding DUF445 domain-containing protein; this translates as MKSRNLATISLAIMACGFLITLFLPENLAVVLLRGGFEAGLVGGIADWFAVTALFRHPLGLPIPHTSLLLKNRDKIIQSLISAMENELLNKASIENKLRKIRIVSLGSTMLTRLFARKKARAEMLEQVSAFVQKLPVEQAVPYIQSVAAGYIREAKLGTAVDTIVTKLMNDGKDVAALDFALEGISGWVERPETRAMLGKIASEKLAEVKLGGLKGMAFQAFVGFVDAEMLGGMLQGMVQSGINDFRSEDSPYREEIIREIRVAIFQMVNDEARIAAIKEWGLNELQSEAAASFLREQLEHFRGKAVAWLEEERSAGGRKLFGLYAMLARRIGKEQQWIQEWEERIRASLISFVEANHYRVGLLVKENLDLMDDASLVNMLEDKVGKDLQWIRVNGAVCGFVVGLVLTVFQLF
- a CDS encoding P-II family nitrogen regulator, with the translated sequence MLMIKAIVRPEKADAVMAELLLAGFPSISKMDLLGRGKQKGIQVGTNHYNQISKKLLMIVINDDEKEDVISIIMRTARTGEQGSFGDGKIFVLPVQEAYTISNGKSQL
- a CDS encoding glycosyltransferase family 4 protein, whose translation is MHICMIAPEQFPVPGDGSVEICIWAVARKLARRHKVTIVSRKAPGLPDTDEQEQVRIVRLVSGTPARYLASVLDYLETEHFDVIQVDNRPLLMSSIKRRHPYTPVVLFLHSLTFVPAESRIARSLARANLIAVNSRSLQRKLARRFPGLGGIIRVVPLGADLSRFSPAELPEKQQMRRLYRLSPVFTVLFVGRVIPRKGVPVLIRAMRLLHKRLPAQLIIAGHGKPLYIRQLKAMARRLGVRAVFIGKIAHEDIHDLYHAADVFVCPSQRHESFGLVNVEAMASGLPVIASNNGGIREIIVSGHNGYLVQRYREASPFAKALLQLGRDPQLTARIGLQGRRDALQNFGWQHTAAALEELYRFLLLN